The DNA sequence gcctcataatattgtaaagggGTATAGATTTTCCTCAGTATACTACGCCTCAACTCCCCTGCccccttaattatatttttctcAACATCTCCTACACCACACCCCTATCccctttaattatattttctcaACTTTCTAtacaatattttagaaaaaaaaagtacaGTATTCCTATTTAGATTACTCAGGAAGTCAGGATAGATGGACAAAAAACTAACTTTTTTTGGCGCTTTAATATTTGGGACAAAAaactagtattttttttttgccgcattagtatttttattttccatGGGAGTGGGGGGAAGAGAGAAATGAAAGTGATAGTACAGCCTCCCCTGGCTTAAGGCCCACAAATTTCCTGGACAACCCAGTCCATGAGACGGGCCCAGCCCATCCAGTTGAATTCATCTCAAATTTCCTACACTACACCTCGTCTCCGGCGACACGACGCGAGCCATGATTTGAAATCCAACAGAATCAAAACAGGAGCCAGAGATAGGGACGATGCCTCCGGCGATGGCGGACCGGGATGGCGTCGGCGGTGCAACGCCTACGCCCGACGCCCTCTCCCTCTTCGCCTCCCGCCTCTCCCGTCGCAGGTACCAAGCTCGATACAGTACAGTACAAATCACCTTCCGCAACATCTCATCCTACAGCTTCTCCCTCTCTCCCGCCTCCACGCTGCAGGTTCGAGGACGAGGATCTCCGGGTGCTGGAGGCGGCGCTGTCCGCCGGCGCCGACGTCCCCGCGCTGCTCGCCACGCGATCGGCGGCCCGGAGCCTGCTGCGAGCAAGCGCGGCGGAGGCATTCGCATCCACCGCGACGGGTTCAGTGCTGCTGGATGGTGGGAGCAGCCTCGACGTCGCCGACTTCTTCGCACGCGCCTTCGCGCTCGTAGCCGATGTCGAGGTCAGCACAGCACCCAACAAAATTAGTGGTTGGCGCATGCGGTTTGCAGATTATGCACTGCTATTGCTAGTCCTTGCGCCCTGCCTGTACCTGGGGTTTTACTCTGATTTGGGCGCCCGCAGTTGTCGTGCTTCAGTTCAGTCACTAGTCAGCATACATTCCTAATTGCAGTCTCGCAGCATCTTATTTTACATGATTGCAGCATGTTTCATAGTTCATACACAGTAGCAAGCAAACACTCATCATTCATCAACCGACGTGCGTTCATCATCTGTTTTACTCAGACTTGAATGCGTCCTTTTAAAAGTTTTTACTTCTGTTTGCATCAGAAATGCAGAGCATGCGCTGCGTTCTTCTCTGCTAATACTGTTTTCCTCCATGTACACTGACAGAGCTGCCTTGCCATGAGATACGAGGCCCTGTTGCTTCGAGACGCTAAATACTGCAACGACCTTCACTTGCAAGTGTCCCGTCAGGAGTGGCTAACTTTCGCAAAGGACTCTCTTGATAATGGCTTCTACACCATTGCCTCCAAGGTAGTTCTTAGCTGTAACCTTTGTTGTAGGTAATGCCCCATTACTGTTCTTGTTGACTGGCATGTTGGCACTTAAGATATTAGTTTCAATGGCGTGAGGAACACAACCAATAGTActtcctttcaaaaaaaaaaaaaaaaacaatccaATAGTACTCTGCAACTTTGAAGGAGAGGCTTACTAACCTGAAGATCTAACAAATGTAGTTTGTTTAACCTGAAGATTTAACCTGCTTGCCTGTTTACATTGTTATCTCCCTTTAATTACTAGTTTTAGGTGATTCCATATGCTGGAAAGTTTAATGCTCTTGTCTAAGTTTTGTATGCCACTCTGAGTCTGATTATCAAACTGCTGGTATGACATAGTTAAGTACTAATGGTAAAAAAGAAGTCTCAATCATTTCAGAAATAATTGTTCAAAGAACTCTATCAGGAAATACTACTTCCAATTCATATTTTCTCTAATGGGTGAAGGACTCTTGTCATTTTAATGGACAAGTATCCTCTTTTGCTCTGTCGGAGGTAAGCGATGAAGGTCGCTTGATGACTGTACTGTATATTGCTACTAATACACTAATGTTTATAAGTTGCACATCTGGGCATAAATAAATAGATTGGAGAATGGCATCGGCTTACATTATATTATAATTAATTCAGGCTTTTGCAAACGCTCTTGCGCACATTCATCCAAGTCACTCAGGGCACTTGGACGCTGCTAATTCCATTGAGGAGAAGGACAAGATCAATGATATAACAGGACTCCAGAACTTGGCCAAGTCATTATCTGCACGGCATTCTGGTGAGTTTTCAGTGCCATGGATTGCTTAAATTACATGCAGAGAAGCTGAGGTTGCTTTAACTTTTCAAGAAAAATAAGTGCACAGGAACTAAAATTGCCTTCATTTTCTGAAGTTGAGTAAATAAAACAGTGATACATATATTTAATCAACAGAGATCCAACCTGACTGAATCTATGTCTTCCTTTATGTTTGAAGTATCTAGTGCTTTCTTTTTAATCAAAAGTGACATCTATTAACTGGGAGACTTCGGGACCTATTTGACACCAAATCTTCTCTTGTATCTTTCAACTGTTTGAACATATTTTCGATGTAGCTTTCTAATGCCATTTACTTCTGCTGTGACAGTTCAGACACAGTCTGCTGAATACATGAAAAGGAGAGCTTCAGGTGTTCACGAGAAGTATAATTTGCAATCGGGAAAACCAAAGTTAACAGGAAGTTCAATGTTTAGGCTAGGGATTAAAACAAGGAACATAAAGAAATTGCTTCGCAGCCAGGAAAGGAACTTGGGAGATCTGAAGCAATCTTAGCATGGCATCTTCCAAAAGACCGAGAGGAATGTTGTAAAAAGGTGAGTTTTATGCCTTAATTTACTTATTTCTTTCTAAGTCACCACCATTGCATATGCAGTTCAATCTCTTAAATGACTAGTTCAATATCTAAAGGACCAGCTCAAATTAATATCTGCAGTGTCAATTACATTCATCTGATTATTGAAACTGGGTATGTGGGAGTGGCATTGGCAGCATGTGCATGGCAGCCGTCCTCATTTTCTTAAGTTGTCCACAACCTCAGTTCATGAGTTCTCCAAAACAGAACCACAGTATTTTTTCAGCATAGTTTTTAGCATTGGGTCCctcaaataaataagaaaactgTGACTAGATCATCATGTCTTGTTTCAGCACAAAAAGTTTAATTATGTCAATTGCATTGAAATAAGATGCTTACATGGAATCATGTCATTTGTCATTGGCATATTTACTATAAAAGGTTTGCTGATTACATTACTACAATCCTTAACCACATACTGCAGCCTCGTTGA is a window from the Sorghum bicolor cultivar BTx623 chromosome 5, Sorghum_bicolor_NCBIv3, whole genome shotgun sequence genome containing:
- the LOC8079970 gene encoding uncharacterized protein LOC8079970 yields the protein MPPAMADRDGVGGATPTPDALSLFASRLSRRRFEDEDLRVLEAALSAGADVPALLATRSAARSLLRASAAEAFASTATGSVLLDGGSSLDVADFFARAFALVADVESCLAMRYEALLLRDAKYCNDLHLQVSRQEWLTFAKDSLDNGFYTIASKAFANALAHIHPSHSGHLDAANSIEEKDKINDITGLQNLAKSLSARHSVQTQSAEYMKRRASGVHEKYNLQSGKPKLTGSSMFRLGIKTRNIKKLLRSQERNLGDLKQS